A section of the Sedimentisphaera cyanobacteriorum genome encodes:
- a CDS encoding O-acetyl-ADP-ribose deacetylase — translation MEKSFKVIKGDITQQKTDAVVNAANKTLLGGGGVDGAIHKAAGPMLLAKCVTLGGCKTGEAKITPGYNLPAEYVIHTVGPVWRGGDYNEHQLLADCYKNSLRLAEEYRLSSVSFPSISTGAYRFPLPEAAKIAVREIGKFLQTSKNVKEIYMVAFSDSAYLTYKHAPKE, via the coding sequence ATGGAAAAAAGCTTCAAAGTTATAAAAGGTGATATAACACAACAGAAGACTGATGCTGTAGTAAACGCAGCAAATAAGACCCTGCTCGGGGGCGGCGGTGTTGACGGGGCAATTCACAAGGCCGCAGGCCCGATGCTTCTTGCCAAATGTGTTACTCTCGGCGGCTGCAAAACCGGCGAGGCCAAAATAACACCGGGATACAACCTGCCCGCTGAATACGTAATTCATACTGTAGGGCCTGTATGGAGAGGCGGAGACTACAACGAGCATCAGCTCCTTGCAGACTGCTACAAAAACTCCCTCAGGCTTGCAGAAGAATACAGGCTCAGTTCTGTAAGCTTTCCTTCGATTAGCACAGGTGCATACCGCTTCCCCCTGCCCGAGGCAGCGAAGATTGCAGTAAGAGAGATTGGTAAGTTTCTTCAAACTTCAAAAAACGTAAAGGAAATTTATATGGTTGCATTCTCTGATTCTGCATACCTAACCTATAAACACGCACCAAAAGAATAA
- a CDS encoding helix-turn-helix domain-containing protein: MVENFEREMIVDALKKNRGQQRKAAQQLGLTERMMGYKIKKYNIYPKQIV; encoded by the coding sequence ATGGTGGAAAATTTCGAAAGGGAGATGATAGTTGATGCCTTGAAGAAAAACAGAGGCCAGCAGAGAAAGGCAGCCCAGCAGCTCGGGCTTACAGAAAGGATGATGGGCTACAAAATCAAAAAATACAACATATACCCCAAGCAGATTGTCTAA
- a CDS encoding glutamine synthetase III family protein, which produces MSKDAKKPLSEMFGSYVFNDAVMRERLPKTVYKAFKKTVELGEPLDLQVADVIASAMKDWAVELGATHYCHWFQPMTGATAEKHDSFISPTPEGRIIMEFSGKELIQGEPDASSFPSGGLRATFEARGYTAWDCTSPVFCKKDGDNVTMFIPCAFISYTGQVLDKKTPLLRSMEAIDKQATRVLKALGNKTSSRVNSTLGAEQEYFLVDKEFVDKRLDLLVAGCTLFGESPSKGQELDDHYFGQIESRVASFMACLNRELWKLGITAKTQHNEVSPAQYEIAPVFASVNVAVDHNQLTMETLKRVAREHGFVCLLHEKPFAGLNGSGKHNNWSMSTDDGMNLLNPGDTPHENMQFLVFLFAVIRAVDKYADLLRTSVASASNDHRLGANEAPPAIISVFLGEQLTEIYEQIKSGGPGSSKEMGQLKLGVSTLPQLPQDCTDRNRTSPFAFTGNRFEFRMPGSIMSLSGPNFVLNTIVADVLEEMAEKIEEFSSDSFNSDVQKMLKEFAVEHEKVIFNGDNYTDQWEKEAEERGLPNLKNTVDALASLDKEKNISVFERQKVLNSSELSARQEILYEQYASLLNIEALAALNMAKREILPAAVKYSSQVASSVNTVSSAGIEPASQKKLLVELNETISDLSNAISQLENACGEAKNIEEPAESAKCYRDKVIPAMTALREAADKIEGMVDAQIWPLPTYADMLFKR; this is translated from the coding sequence ATGAGTAAAGATGCCAAGAAGCCTTTAAGTGAGATGTTCGGGTCGTATGTGTTCAACGATGCGGTAATGCGTGAACGTCTTCCAAAGACTGTTTACAAGGCATTCAAGAAAACCGTGGAACTGGGCGAGCCGCTCGATTTGCAGGTAGCGGATGTTATTGCCAGTGCGATGAAAGACTGGGCAGTGGAGCTTGGTGCCACACACTACTGCCACTGGTTCCAGCCTATGACCGGAGCGACTGCGGAAAAGCATGATTCGTTTATCTCCCCTACGCCTGAGGGAAGAATCATTATGGAATTCAGCGGCAAAGAGCTGATTCAGGGCGAACCGGATGCCTCAAGCTTTCCCAGCGGAGGGCTCAGGGCAACATTCGAGGCCCGCGGCTACACCGCCTGGGACTGCACAAGCCCGGTATTCTGCAAGAAAGACGGCGATAATGTAACTATGTTCATTCCCTGTGCGTTTATATCATACACAGGTCAGGTGCTTGATAAGAAAACCCCTCTTCTGCGTTCGATGGAAGCGATCGACAAACAGGCGACAAGGGTTTTAAAGGCCCTGGGCAACAAAACAAGCAGCAGAGTTAATTCTACTCTCGGCGCTGAGCAGGAATACTTCCTCGTTGACAAGGAATTTGTTGATAAAAGGCTCGATCTGCTTGTTGCAGGGTGCACGCTTTTCGGCGAATCTCCCTCAAAGGGGCAGGAGCTCGACGACCACTATTTCGGTCAGATTGAATCACGCGTTGCCTCGTTTATGGCCTGCCTAAACCGCGAACTGTGGAAGCTCGGCATAACCGCCAAAACCCAGCATAACGAGGTGTCTCCGGCTCAGTATGAGATTGCTCCGGTGTTTGCCTCGGTTAATGTGGCAGTTGACCACAACCAGCTTACTATGGAAACGCTAAAGCGTGTGGCTAGAGAGCACGGCTTTGTATGTCTTCTCCACGAAAAGCCTTTCGCCGGCCTGAACGGCTCGGGCAAGCACAACAACTGGTCTATGAGCACAGATGACGGGATGAATCTGCTCAATCCGGGCGATACACCTCACGAAAATATGCAGTTCCTCGTGTTCCTTTTTGCGGTTATAAGAGCTGTTGACAAATATGCAGACCTTCTGAGGACATCAGTAGCAAGTGCATCAAATGACCACCGCCTTGGAGCGAATGAAGCCCCTCCTGCGATTATAAGCGTCTTCCTCGGGGAACAGCTTACTGAAATATACGAGCAGATAAAATCCGGCGGGCCGGGCTCATCCAAGGAGATGGGGCAGCTCAAGCTCGGGGTTTCCACTCTCCCCCAGCTGCCTCAGGACTGCACAGACAGAAACAGAACCTCGCCATTCGCATTCACCGGAAACCGCTTTGAATTCCGTATGCCGGGTTCGATTATGTCCCTTTCAGGCCCGAACTTTGTACTCAATACAATAGTGGCCGATGTACTCGAAGAGATGGCTGAGAAAATAGAAGAATTCTCTTCTGATTCATTCAATTCAGACGTTCAGAAGATGCTCAAAGAGTTTGCTGTAGAGCATGAAAAGGTAATATTTAACGGCGATAATTATACAGACCAGTGGGAGAAAGAGGCGGAAGAGAGAGGCCTGCCTAATCTGAAAAACACTGTGGATGCTCTTGCGAGCCTCGACAAGGAGAAGAATATTTCTGTATTCGAAAGGCAAAAAGTTCTCAACAGCTCTGAGCTTTCCGCAAGGCAGGAGATTCTGTATGAACAGTATGCCAGTCTGCTGAATATCGAGGCGCTTGCTGCCTTGAATATGGCTAAGAGGGAGATCCTTCCGGCAGCCGTTAAATATTCCAGCCAAGTCGCATCATCTGTGAATACCGTAAGCTCTGCAGGTATAGAGCCGGCATCTCAGAAAAAACTTCTCGTGGAACTCAACGAAACTATCAGCGATCTGTCAAACGCTATCTCGCAGCTTGAAAATGCCTGCGGAGAGGCGAAAAACATAGAAGAACCTGCAGAATCTGCTAAATGCTACAGAGATAAGGTAATCCCTGCGATGACAGCCTTAAGAGAGGCGGCAGACAAAATTGAAGGAATGGTGGATGCACAGATTTGGCCTCTGCCTACATACGCTGACATGCTATTTAAGAGATAA
- the purL gene encoding phosphoribosylformylglycinamidine synthase subunit PurL, with product MSIWRFEISSKIGWPDVHGKAVLEEIRELGIEGVENVECTKVFLIEADFDEAFAGRVADELLTDTVCEDCFLGRRTEKETENRRIVEVHLKSGVTDSVAGSVTAALADMGARASSVRTAKKYAITGSLSDEDINVITRRVLANDCVEEVIFGSDSEPPSPHTDEYQLKKTEIELLSLSEEGLMKLSKEMDLFLDEKEMKEIQQYYQRIGRNPTDVELETIAQTWSEHCVHKTLKSSIDMDFDGKKIHFDNLIKETVFKATKDLSKKWCVSVFEDNAGVVEFDEDDAVCFKVETHNHPSALDPYGGASTGIGGVLRDPMGTGLGAKPVANTDVFCFGKPDTKLEDVPKGTLHPRRVMKGVVSGVRDYGNRMGIPTVNGAVYFDQRYMANPLVFCGTVGLIPRDKCFGEASPGDYVVVVGGKTGRDGIHGATFSSGQMTHEHEDIFSHAVQIGDAITEKKALDTILKARDAGIYDAITDCGAGGLSSAVGEMGEKTGVNVELERVPLKYKGLSYTEIWISEAQERMVLAVKPENLEKILEIFRSEDVEAIQIGRFTSDKKLTLNYRGTQVGELEMEFLHNGIPQYSRTARWQTPKLDEPEPKNKFDYNEDLKEILSSYNVASKEWIIRQYDHEVQGGSVIKPLVGVALDGPSDAAVIRPKQASDKGVAIACGMNPLYGDIDPYWMALSGIDEAVRNVVCVGGRPDRIALLDNYCWGNCRKPEILGGLVRASQACYDGAMGFEAPFISGKDSLNNEFKTEDGTEINIPPTLLISALTQVDDVRECITMDLKKPGNAVYLVGETFDELGGSHYYSINGKLGANVPKVDTAAALKTAKKMHTAISSGLVRSAHDCSEGGFAAAAAEMAFAGGLGIECDAGLVKCAEELSNEARLFSESNSRYVVEVQADKTADFERALDGCVFSRIGRVTDNERVVITGGDNELINASIGSLKKAWQSPLAF from the coding sequence TTGAGTATTTGGCGTTTTGAAATATCCAGCAAGATAGGCTGGCCGGACGTACACGGAAAGGCAGTTCTCGAGGAGATCAGGGAGCTGGGCATAGAAGGCGTTGAAAATGTGGAGTGCACAAAGGTATTCCTTATAGAGGCGGATTTTGATGAGGCGTTTGCAGGACGAGTGGCAGATGAACTGCTCACCGACACTGTCTGCGAAGACTGCTTTTTGGGCAGGAGAACCGAGAAGGAAACCGAAAACCGCAGGATCGTGGAGGTTCATCTCAAAAGCGGTGTTACCGATTCGGTGGCCGGTTCTGTAACAGCTGCACTTGCCGATATGGGAGCAAGGGCATCGAGCGTGCGCACGGCAAAGAAATACGCTATCACCGGCTCACTCAGCGACGAGGACATAAACGTTATTACAAGAAGGGTTCTTGCCAACGACTGTGTCGAAGAGGTAATCTTCGGCAGCGATTCTGAGCCCCCCTCCCCGCATACCGATGAATACCAGCTCAAAAAAACTGAGATTGAGCTTCTCTCGCTCAGCGAAGAAGGGCTTATGAAGCTCAGCAAAGAAATGGATCTCTTTCTCGATGAGAAAGAAATGAAAGAGATTCAGCAGTACTACCAGCGTATCGGACGCAACCCAACAGACGTAGAGCTGGAAACAATCGCCCAAACTTGGAGCGAGCACTGCGTCCATAAAACCCTCAAGAGCAGTATCGATATGGATTTCGACGGCAAAAAGATTCATTTCGACAATCTCATCAAGGAAACAGTATTCAAAGCCACAAAAGACCTCTCGAAAAAATGGTGCGTTTCGGTATTCGAGGATAATGCAGGCGTTGTGGAGTTCGATGAGGATGATGCTGTATGTTTCAAGGTGGAAACGCATAACCACCCCTCAGCCCTCGATCCCTACGGCGGCGCTTCCACAGGAATCGGCGGGGTTCTCCGCGATCCCATGGGCACGGGGCTCGGCGCAAAGCCCGTTGCCAACACAGATGTATTCTGCTTCGGGAAGCCCGATACAAAGCTTGAAGACGTTCCGAAAGGCACTCTGCACCCAAGGCGAGTGATGAAGGGCGTTGTGAGCGGGGTTCGCGATTACGGCAACCGTATGGGCATACCAACAGTGAACGGGGCAGTGTATTTCGACCAGCGTTATATGGCCAATCCTCTCGTTTTCTGCGGGACAGTGGGGCTGATTCCCCGCGATAAGTGCTTCGGGGAGGCGAGCCCGGGAGATTATGTGGTTGTTGTGGGCGGAAAAACCGGCCGCGACGGGATACACGGAGCCACGTTCTCCAGCGGACAGATGACCCACGAACACGAAGACATATTCTCTCATGCGGTACAGATTGGCGATGCGATAACCGAAAAGAAGGCTCTGGACACAATCCTCAAGGCGAGAGATGCAGGCATCTATGATGCCATCACAGACTGCGGCGCAGGCGGGCTGAGCTCAGCTGTAGGCGAGATGGGCGAGAAAACCGGCGTAAATGTGGAGCTGGAGAGAGTGCCGCTAAAGTATAAGGGGCTATCCTACACAGAAATATGGATCAGCGAGGCGCAGGAGCGGATGGTGCTTGCTGTGAAGCCGGAGAACCTCGAGAAGATCCTCGAAATCTTTCGCTCTGAAGACGTTGAGGCAATTCAGATAGGCCGTTTTACCAGCGACAAAAAGCTTACCCTAAACTACAGAGGCACTCAGGTGGGCGAGCTTGAGATGGAATTTTTGCATAACGGCATCCCCCAGTATTCAAGAACAGCCAGATGGCAGACTCCGAAACTCGACGAGCCTGAGCCGAAGAATAAATTTGATTACAATGAGGATTTGAAAGAAATTCTCAGTTCATACAACGTTGCGAGCAAGGAATGGATTATCCGCCAGTACGACCACGAGGTTCAGGGCGGAAGCGTAATAAAGCCGCTGGTGGGCGTTGCGTTAGACGGCCCATCCGATGCAGCTGTAATACGCCCAAAGCAGGCGAGCGATAAGGGCGTTGCTATTGCGTGCGGTATGAACCCGCTCTACGGCGACATAGACCCGTACTGGATGGCTCTTTCCGGCATCGACGAGGCTGTGCGTAATGTTGTGTGCGTGGGCGGACGTCCGGACAGAATCGCCCTGCTTGATAACTACTGCTGGGGTAACTGCCGGAAGCCGGAAATCCTCGGCGGTCTCGTGCGGGCTTCACAGGCCTGCTACGACGGGGCAATGGGCTTTGAGGCTCCGTTCATCTCAGGAAAAGACTCACTTAACAACGAATTCAAAACCGAAGACGGAACAGAAATCAATATCCCTCCTACACTGCTGATAAGCGCTCTCACGCAGGTCGATGATGTACGTGAATGTATTACGATGGACCTCAAGAAGCCGGGCAATGCTGTTTACCTCGTTGGCGAAACATTCGACGAACTGGGCGGCTCACATTACTACAGCATTAACGGCAAACTCGGGGCGAACGTGCCGAAAGTGGATACTGCTGCTGCCCTTAAAACTGCAAAGAAAATGCATACAGCTATATCTTCCGGCCTAGTTCGAAGCGCGCACGACTGCTCGGAAGGCGGATTTGCCGCTGCTGCTGCTGAGATGGCCTTTGCAGGCGGGCTCGGAATAGAATGTGATGCAGGGCTTGTAAAATGCGCCGAAGAGCTCAGCAATGAGGCAAGGCTCTTCAGCGAATCGAATTCGCGGTATGTGGTGGAAGTGCAGGCGGATAAAACTGCCGACTTCGAAAGGGCTCTGGACGGCTGCGTTTTCTCTCGCATAGGCAGGGTAACCGATAATGAACGGGTAGTGATTACAGGCGGTGATAATGAGCTGATAAACGCCTCAATCGGCTCGCTCAAAAAGGCTTGGCAAAGCCCGCTGGCCTTCTGA
- the panC gene encoding pantoate--beta-alanine ligase, translated as MKKAETKSEIRRIVSSVKADGKSVGLVPTMGALHEGHLSLIERASSDCDFVVVSVFVNPTQFGPNEDLESYPRNLSEDLKRSEKAGADAVFAPSAGQMYPEPQKVWVDVEGPLTETLCGAARPGHFRGVATVCTKLFNIVQPDRAYFGQKDAQQLAVIRAAAAQLDMPLEIIGCPIVREESGLAMSSRNDYLSEDQRKQAGVLYKSLMLCRELFNSGQRDTSRLKSKIRETIQSCPSAEIDYIEIVRKDTFQPEENISAESLAAIAVRIGPARLIDNITLKP; from the coding sequence ATGAAAAAGGCTGAAACAAAAAGTGAGATTCGCCGGATAGTTTCCAGCGTTAAGGCTGATGGAAAATCCGTTGGTCTTGTACCCACGATGGGAGCCCTGCACGAAGGGCATCTCTCGCTGATCGAACGTGCCAGCTCAGATTGCGATTTCGTTGTTGTGAGCGTTTTTGTTAATCCAACGCAGTTCGGTCCGAATGAAGACCTCGAGAGCTACCCCCGCAATTTATCGGAAGACTTAAAACGAAGTGAAAAGGCGGGGGCTGATGCGGTGTTTGCTCCGTCTGCCGGCCAGATGTATCCCGAACCCCAGAAGGTTTGGGTGGATGTTGAAGGCCCGCTCACAGAAACGCTCTGCGGAGCAGCACGCCCGGGGCATTTCCGCGGCGTGGCTACTGTTTGCACGAAGCTTTTCAATATCGTTCAGCCGGACAGGGCATATTTCGGACAGAAGGACGCTCAGCAGCTAGCTGTGATAAGGGCTGCAGCTGCCCAGCTTGATATGCCGCTGGAGATTATCGGATGCCCGATTGTGCGTGAGGAAAGCGGGCTTGCAATGAGCAGCCGGAATGATTACCTCAGCGAAGACCAGCGAAAGCAGGCGGGAGTGCTTTATAAATCTCTGATGCTTTGCAGGGAACTTTTTAATTCAGGACAGCGCGATACTTCCCGTCTGAAAAGCAAAATTCGTGAAACCATCCAATCCTGCCCCTCAGCAGAAATAGACTATATCGAAATCGTGCGGAAAGACACCTTCCAGCCCGAAGAGAACATATCCGCAGAATCGCTAGCAGCAATAGCCGTGCGTATCGGCCCTGCAAGGCTGATAGATAATATAACGCTGAAGCCCTGA
- the folK gene encoding 2-amino-4-hydroxy-6-hydroxymethyldihydropteridine diphosphokinase, whose protein sequence is MENTVYISLGSNLGDKQGNIRKSLEKIGESPHCKLEKTSRIIENSPLSSSNQPDYCNCAAKISTSLAPAKLLEKLQKIEDSLGREREYKWSSRTIDLDIIYFNGEVIDAPELQVPHPQMHLRSFVLCPLAQIAPSVKHPVLKYSTLEMLEIVRGRSFFNENHNPRLVCIAGTIGAGKTTLAKMLSAKLETELLLEDYQNNPFLPFVYQGREDLALNSELYFLDRSLQQLRRTSLRPDKIYITDFLPEKSLIFPKFWLNQEERLIFYEQFERAAINFWPACLILHIKCPPEIYLQRIEQRQRKIESRLPEDLVYRLSEEYCRLIRNWKKSPVLEINSGYADFRDQNTISDIAEKVRYYLK, encoded by the coding sequence ATGGAAAATACGGTTTATATATCTCTTGGCAGCAATCTCGGGGATAAACAGGGCAATATACGCAAAAGCCTTGAGAAGATTGGGGAAAGCCCGCACTGCAAGCTTGAGAAAACAAGCCGTATAATAGAAAATTCGCCCCTCTCCAGCTCTAATCAGCCCGACTACTGCAACTGCGCTGCCAAAATTTCCACCAGCCTTGCCCCTGCCAAACTTCTGGAGAAGCTCCAGAAAATCGAAGATTCTCTCGGCAGAGAGAGGGAATATAAATGGAGCTCGAGGACAATCGATCTGGACATAATATACTTCAACGGAGAAGTGATAGACGCCCCCGAGCTTCAAGTTCCCCATCCGCAGATGCACCTTAGAAGCTTTGTTCTATGTCCGCTTGCCCAGATAGCCCCATCAGTCAAACATCCCGTTTTAAAGTATAGCACCTTAGAAATGCTTGAGATTGTGCGGGGCAGGAGCTTTTTCAACGAAAATCACAATCCGCGCCTTGTATGCATTGCAGGGACTATCGGAGCAGGGAAAACAACGCTTGCAAAGATGCTTTCTGCAAAGCTCGAAACAGAGCTTCTGCTCGAAGATTATCAGAACAACCCGTTCCTGCCGTTTGTGTATCAGGGCAGGGAAGACCTCGCTCTGAACAGCGAGCTGTACTTCCTGGATAGATCGCTCCAGCAGCTCAGACGCACCAGCCTGCGGCCGGATAAGATATACATCACAGACTTCCTGCCCGAGAAATCGCTTATCTTTCCGAAATTCTGGCTGAATCAGGAGGAAAGGCTCATCTTCTACGAGCAGTTCGAACGCGCCGCGATAAATTTCTGGCCAGCCTGCCTCATTCTGCACATAAAATGCCCGCCGGAGATTTACCTTCAGAGAATAGAACAAAGGCAAAGGAAAATCGAATCACGCCTTCCCGAAGATTTGGTTTACAGGCTAAGCGAAGAGTATTGCAGGCTCATTAGAAACTGGAAAAAATCGCCCGTTCTCGAGATAAACAGCGGGTATGCTGATTTCAGGGATCAAAACACGATATCTGACATAGCAGAGAAAGTGAGGTATTATCTGAAATGA
- a CDS encoding galactokinase: MDLSRQDKQVVEQLNEMAKQQGLDISGGKVRRSSSRFCLGVEHGDYNGTELFGVGTDRFIWMAYKPNGTKKFRLFSGNFPEDGIVEFEIGSVPSPYSVRDSWSRFPYGADYMLKQKGYQLKEGFDAVIYGNIPGGGMSRSASLALNLILSMCDASGVEIENQLDVIDIAVGIENEYIGSPCGELDQIMILFAKEGMGTHYNPADRSISYVPMGGDTDEFRIVGLDTGTVRPGLEKSTYKIRRAECEELVEKAQEAGFEISCLADIKDEALFNRIYNHFIVTDPELVQRLVYIYNAQKRFYQMLNAWREGDIETVGKIFREDGIGLRDDYVISGPSLKRCAIQLEPLTAFSVRGCSAEAIKAQRARWQGRKPLMI, translated from the coding sequence ATGGATTTATCCCGGCAGGATAAGCAGGTAGTCGAACAACTCAACGAAATGGCCAAGCAGCAGGGGCTTGATATCAGCGGCGGCAAAGTTCGTCGCAGCTCTTCGCGTTTCTGTCTCGGCGTGGAGCACGGTGATTACAACGGTACCGAGCTTTTCGGTGTTGGCACAGACCGATTTATCTGGATGGCCTATAAACCAAACGGAACGAAAAAATTTCGTCTTTTCAGCGGAAATTTCCCTGAAGACGGCATAGTAGAATTCGAAATCGGCAGTGTACCCAGCCCGTATTCAGTTCGTGATTCTTGGAGCAGATTCCCCTACGGAGCAGATTATATGCTCAAACAGAAGGGCTATCAGCTCAAGGAAGGCTTTGATGCAGTGATCTACGGGAATATCCCGGGCGGGGGTATGAGCCGGTCTGCTTCGCTTGCCCTGAATCTAATCCTCTCAATGTGCGATGCGAGCGGGGTTGAGATTGAAAATCAGCTCGACGTGATCGATATAGCAGTTGGCATAGAAAATGAGTATATCGGCTCGCCCTGCGGAGAACTCGACCAAATTATGATTCTTTTCGCTAAAGAGGGCATGGGTACGCACTACAACCCCGCAGACAGGTCTATCAGCTATGTCCCGATGGGCGGGGATACCGACGAATTCAGGATTGTAGGGCTCGATACCGGAACTGTACGTCCCGGGCTCGAGAAATCCACCTACAAGATCAGGCGTGCTGAATGCGAGGAGCTTGTAGAGAAGGCTCAGGAAGCGGGCTTTGAGATAAGCTGCCTTGCGGACATAAAGGATGAGGCTCTTTTCAATCGAATTTACAATCATTTCATCGTAACAGACCCGGAGCTTGTTCAGAGGCTGGTGTATATATACAACGCCCAGAAGAGGTTCTATCAGATGCTCAACGCATGGAGAGAAGGCGATATCGAAACTGTCGGCAAAATCTTCCGTGAAGACGGTATCGGGCTGCGGGATGATTATGTAATCTCCGGCCCGAGCTTGAAACGATGTGCGATACAGTTAGAACCGTTGACGGCGTTCTCGGTGAGAGGATGCTCGGCGGAGGCGATAAAGGCGCAGCGGGCGCGCTGGCAAGGGCGGAAGCCGTTGATGATTTGA
- a CDS encoding IS3 family transposase (programmed frameshift), giving the protein MRRSRFSESQILSILKESEAGLEVSDLTRKYGISRATFYNWKSKYSGIGGSEIRRLRELERENGKLKKMYADLSLENNVLKDLIEKNFLKPAERKDFARQAHSKGLCVQSSCKAAGISRGSFYYTPSRNDDAEVKRQIELVIDSRPRRGFPKIFDSIRRKGYSWNHKKVYRVYKENEFQLNNRKKNLIRQIERKPMPEATRANEIWSIDFMSDSLSNGRPFRAFNVIDEFNREALDIEIDTSLPSLRIIRSLELIGSDRGFPRFIRSDNGPEFRSLQFRRFCCRNRIRHRRIEAGKPQQNSFIERFNRSYREDILDMYSFKNLSEARNLTLDWLIEYNYERGHESLGGKAPVEYVRSFLPFTPQNNSEGAKGKNCCLKEFV; this is encoded by the exons ATGCGAAGATCGAGGTTTAGTGAAAGCCAGATACTTTCGATTCTCAAGGAGTCAGAAGCCGGTTTAGAGGTCAGTGATTTGACCAGGAAATACGGCATATCCCGTGCCACATTTTACAACTGGAAGAGCAAGTATTCTGGTATTGGCGGCAGTGAGATAAGGCGTTTACGCGAGTTAGAGCGAGAGAACGGCAAGCTCAAAAAGATGTATGCGGACTTATCATTAGAGAATAACGTTCTCAAGGATTTAATAGAAAAAAACT TTCTAAAGCCTGCCGAGCGAAAGGATTTTGCCAGGCAGGCACATTCTAAGGGCTTATGCGTGCAATCATCTTGTAAAGCAGCAGGCATCAGCCGGGGCAGTTTTTACTATACTCCTTCAAGAAACGATGATGCTGAGGTAAAAAGACAGATAGAGCTGGTAATAGATTCCCGTCCTCGACGCGGATTTCCAAAGATATTCGACAGTATCCGCCGCAAGGGATATAGCTGGAATCACAAAAAGGTTTATCGTGTTTATAAGGAAAATGAATTTCAGCTTAACAACCGTAAAAAGAATTTGATAAGGCAAATAGAGCGTAAACCTATGCCAGAAGCTACGAGAGCTAATGAGATATGGAGTATTGATTTTATGAGCGATAGTTTGAGTAATGGTCGGCCATTCAGGGCTTTCAACGTTATCGATGAGTTTAACCGTGAGGCATTGGATATTGAGATCGACACGAGCTTACCTTCGCTTCGCATAATTCGTAGCCTTGAATTAATAGGCTCTGATCGGGGTTTCCCCCGCTTTATTCGCAGCGATAATGGGCCGGAATTTAGGAGCCTTCAATTTCGCAGGTTCTGCTGCCGAAACAGAATCAGGCACCGCCGTATAGAAGCAGGCAAGCCTCAGCAAAACAGTTTTATTGAACGATTCAATCGGAGTTATCGAGAGGATATACTTGATATGTACAGTTTTAAGAATTTATCAGAAGCTCGTAATTTAACTTTAGATTGGCTTATAGAATATAATTATGAGCGTGGGCACGAATCACTGGGAGGGAAAGCTCCTGTAGAGTATGTCCGCAGTTTTTTGCCTTTCACCCCTCAAAATAATTCTGAAGGGGCAAAAGGAAAAAACTGCTGTTTGAAGGAATTTGTCTAA
- the nrdR gene encoding transcriptional regulator NrdR produces the protein MLCPFCKVDDDRVVDTRITDEGRTIRRRRLCHGCGKRFTTYEKISEDMGLSVIKKDNTRVPYDREKIISGLEKACYKRPIAAPQVRLLADRVEEDIFQHSDKEVSSKFIGECIMDHLKDIDKVAYIRFASVYRQFNDVSDFIDEEGLQERSESSKRNQQNKEQNANGTGSDSGQDSPAQ, from the coding sequence ATGCTCTGCCCCTTTTGTAAAGTTGATGATGACAGGGTAGTCGACACCCGCATTACCGATGAAGGACGTACAATCCGTCGCCGCAGGCTTTGCCACGGCTGCGGGAAGAGATTTACTACGTACGAAAAAATAAGCGAAGATATGGGGCTCAGCGTTATCAAGAAAGATAATACCCGCGTGCCATACGACCGCGAGAAGATTATCTCAGGCCTCGAGAAGGCCTGCTATAAAAGGCCTATCGCTGCTCCCCAAGTAAGACTCCTTGCAGACCGCGTGGAGGAAGATATATTCCAGCATTCGGATAAAGAAGTTTCATCGAAGTTTATCGGCGAATGCATCATGGACCACCTTAAAGATATAGACAAGGTGGCATATATCCGCTTTGCAAGCGTTTACAGGCAGTTTAATGATGTGAGCGATTTTATCGACGAAGAAGGCCTTCAGGAAAGGTCAGAAAGCAGTAAAAGAAACCAGCAGAACAAGGAGCAGAATGCCAATGGAACTGGCAGTGATTCAGGACAGGACAGTCCCGCTCAGTGA